Part of the Gramella sp. Hel_I_59 genome, ATTTTGCAATCGGGCTATCATCCCTGGTCGCCGCAAGTAATTCGATCTTACTATCACCAATCTTAAAAAATGAAGTATTTACACCTTCCCCTTCTACCTCTTCGGTTTTATAATGCTCTGCTCCTAAGATCGCTTTGTAAGTTCGGTTAGCAGCTTCAAGATCTTTTACAGCAATACCTATATGTTCTATCTTTTTCATGAATTTATATTTTACAATACAAATATCTATATTTCAGCTTAGACTATTCAAATTCATACGAATGAAGAAGAATCACAGTTAAAAATTTTACTTTTG contains:
- the mce gene encoding methylmalonyl-CoA epimerase, whose translation is MKKIEHIGIAVKDLEAANRTYKAILGAEHYKTEEVEGEGVNTSFFKIGDSKIELLAATRDDSPIAKFLEKRGEGIHHMAFLVDDIEKEITRLKSEGFRLLNEIPKQGADNKIVAFMHPKDGNGVLVELCQEK